One stretch of Leptolyngbya sp. CCY15150 DNA includes these proteins:
- a CDS encoding response regulator → MVRNSDLTPIRGAPNRDGIAHEPPPSLSHIHVLLVEDNAAEARLLQEVLKGTRHQRFALVHVKRLNEAIAYLQDQPAQVALLDLTLPDSTGLDSLDTLIREQPSLPIVVLTNTNDEDLAVQAVRRGAQDYLMKRHVNQDLLVRSLCYAIERKQAAEALREANEVLEHRVQERTAELKTANALLRKEIDQRQRIQERLELAQEAGKIGTFEWNLYTDTILWSCNPDSRCPDMPTADAIPYKTWLQRLHPDDRSRTHQLFWQSATHQNELDTEFRTLTSTDEVRWTAIKGSVFSDSTDQPLRMIGIHMDITEKKQLEAQFLRAQRLESLGTLSSGIAHDLNNILTPMLAVVQLLPLKIPDLDPSSHRLLNLLETSAHRGATLVQQILSFARGIEGKRITLKINYLLAEIKQIIEQTLPKSIAVCINVDPDLWNISGDATQLHQVFMNLCVNARDAMLQGGTLDVVAQNQCIDDQQARLYLDGAAGSYVVVTVSDTGTGIPPDIIHRIFDPFFTTKDPGRGTGLGLSAVLGIVKSHGGFLDVQSQPGQGSTFTVFLPACQQEPMSISTELDILAGHQECILVVDDEEAICEITKTTLETYNYTVLTANHGGQAIALFAEHGPEIYCVLMDVMMPTMDGLTTISLLRRLDPKVRAIAMSGLSSAEAIAESERLGFQGFLAKPFTTRDLLHSLRGSDQAGD, encoded by the coding sequence TTGGTTAGAAACAGCGATCTTACCCCCATCCGAGGTGCCCCTAACCGAGATGGGATAGCTCACGAGCCGCCGCCTTCCCTATCCCACATCCATGTTCTCTTGGTTGAAGATAATGCGGCAGAAGCGCGGTTGCTTCAAGAAGTCCTCAAAGGTACGCGCCATCAACGATTTGCCCTGGTGCATGTCAAACGGTTGAACGAAGCGATCGCCTACCTGCAAGACCAGCCTGCCCAGGTGGCCCTCCTCGATCTGACCCTCCCTGACAGCACTGGTCTCGATTCCCTCGATACCCTGATTCGAGAACAGCCCAGCCTGCCCATCGTGGTACTCACCAATACCAATGATGAAGACTTGGCCGTGCAGGCGGTGCGACGCGGAGCCCAGGATTATCTGATGAAGCGCCATGTCAATCAAGACCTGCTGGTGCGATCGCTCTGTTATGCCATCGAACGCAAGCAGGCGGCGGAAGCCCTACGGGAAGCCAATGAGGTGCTGGAACATCGTGTACAAGAGCGCACGGCGGAATTAAAAACGGCGAACGCCCTCCTACGCAAGGAAATCGATCAACGACAGCGCATTCAAGAACGCCTAGAGCTAGCTCAGGAAGCCGGCAAAATTGGTACCTTTGAGTGGAATCTCTACACAGACACCATTCTCTGGAGCTGCAACCCAGATTCTCGTTGCCCAGATATGCCGACTGCCGACGCTATTCCCTACAAAACGTGGCTGCAGCGCCTACATCCTGACGATCGCTCTCGCACCCATCAGCTATTCTGGCAATCAGCGACCCATCAAAACGAGCTCGATACAGAATTTCGCACCCTGACCTCCACCGATGAAGTGCGATGGACAGCCATCAAGGGAAGTGTCTTCAGCGATAGCACCGATCAACCCCTGCGGATGATTGGTATTCACATGGACATCACCGAGAAAAAACAGCTAGAAGCGCAGTTCCTGCGAGCCCAGCGCTTAGAGAGCCTAGGCACCCTGTCTAGCGGCATTGCCCATGATCTCAATAATATTTTGACGCCCATGCTGGCCGTGGTGCAGTTACTGCCCTTAAAAATCCCAGATTTGGATCCAAGCTCTCATCGCCTACTCAATTTACTGGAAACCAGTGCCCATCGGGGTGCCACCCTCGTGCAGCAGATTTTATCCTTTGCCCGAGGCATTGAGGGCAAGCGAATTACGCTCAAAATCAACTACCTGCTCGCCGAGATTAAGCAAATTATTGAGCAAACCTTACCGAAATCGATCGCTGTTTGCATCAATGTTGATCCCGATCTGTGGAATATTTCCGGCGATGCCACCCAACTGCATCAGGTATTCATGAATCTATGCGTCAATGCCCGTGATGCCATGCTGCAAGGCGGCACCCTGGACGTAGTTGCCCAGAATCAATGCATTGATGATCAACAGGCGCGTCTTTATCTAGATGGAGCAGCCGGCAGCTATGTTGTGGTTACCGTCTCAGATACCGGCACCGGCATCCCACCGGATATTATCCACCGTATTTTTGATCCCTTTTTCACGACCAAAGATCCAGGACGGGGTACCGGGTTAGGTTTATCCGCTGTCCTAGGTATCGTCAAAAGTCATGGCGGTTTTCTAGATGTCCAAAGCCAACCGGGACAGGGCAGCACCTTTACTGTTTTCTTACCTGCCTGCCAGCAAGAACCCATGTCTATCTCAACAGAGCTAGATATCCTAGCTGGGCATCAAGAATGCATTTTGGTGGTCGATGACGAAGAAGCCATCTGTGAAATCACCAAAACGACCCTAGAGACTTACAACTACACTGTCTTAACCGCAAACCACGGCGGCCAGGCGATCGCCCTCTTTGCCGAACATGGGCCAGAGATCTATTGCGTCTTGATGGACGTGATGATGCCCACCATGGATGGGTTAACCACCATTTCTCTGCTGCGACGCTTGGATCCAAAGGTGCGGGCGATCGCCATGAGTGGTCTGAGTTCTGCCGAGGCGATCGCGGAATCAGAACGGTTAGGCTTTCAAGGCTTCCTAGCCAAGCCGTTTACCACACGAGATCTCCTGCATAGTCTACGGGGCAGTGACCAAGCTGGGGATTAA
- a CDS encoding DUF3611 family protein, producing MASNLDRPNLSAAVQRIAQAFRMTGWISLWIQGVLAVVSTLVLLFSTVILQVENRSPNQAITNPGAGAGVALAIVGIIALYVGVYWSFRYTRLSRALKTSDRPPTPKALMDAIRIGLIINMVGMFITLLGGEALVGSLFAKALSQPQSGVALYERITQAVQPIDILVVQANTNTVLAHFVGLAGSLWLLRSLNRS from the coding sequence ATGGCATCCAATCTCGATCGACCGAATCTATCTGCGGCGGTGCAGCGCATTGCTCAAGCCTTTCGTATGACAGGCTGGATCAGCCTTTGGATCCAGGGAGTGTTGGCGGTTGTGTCAACGCTGGTGCTCCTCTTTTCCACGGTGATTCTTCAGGTCGAAAATCGATCGCCCAATCAAGCGATCACCAATCCGGGAGCAGGAGCGGGGGTCGCCCTAGCCATCGTGGGTATCATAGCGCTCTACGTTGGCGTCTATTGGTCTTTTCGCTACACTCGCCTCTCCCGAGCGTTGAAGACCAGCGATCGCCCCCCAACGCCCAAAGCCTTGATGGATGCCATTCGCATCGGCTTGATCATCAATATGGTTGGCATGTTCATTACCCTGCTGGGGGGAGAGGCCCTAGTAGGGTCTTTGTTTGCCAAGGCTTTATCCCAACCACAGTCGGGCGTGGCGCTCTACGAACGGATCACCCAGGCGGTGCAGCCTATCGATATTTTGGTGGTGCAGGCGAATACCAATACGGTGCTGGCCCACTTTGTCGGCCTCGCTGGATCGCTGTGGCTGCTGCGATCGCTAAATCGTTCCTAG
- a CDS encoding chaperonin family protein RbcX: MDLKRIAKDTVKVLVSYLTYQAVRVVVSQLGETNPPLSLWLNNFSTTGKIQDGEVYLSDLMQANQDLAFRVMTVRAHLAEEVADYLPEMVRTGIQQANMEHRRQYLERMTQLSAAAVPDLEATPDVMEEGDRPSD, encoded by the coding sequence ATGGATCTCAAAAGAATAGCGAAAGACACGGTCAAGGTTTTGGTGAGCTACCTCACGTATCAGGCTGTGCGAGTGGTGGTGAGCCAGTTGGGCGAAACTAACCCTCCCCTCTCCCTGTGGCTGAATAACTTTTCCACAACGGGCAAAATCCAGGATGGAGAAGTCTATTTAAGCGACTTGATGCAAGCCAACCAAGACCTTGCATTCCGAGTGATGACGGTGCGCGCCCATCTTGCGGAAGAAGTAGCCGACTATTTACCAGAAATGGTGCGGACGGGCATCCAACAGGCCAATATGGAGCACCGCCGTCAGTATCTGGAACGGATGACGCAGCTTTCAGCGGCTGCCGTACCGGATTTAGAAGCTACTCCTGACGTGATGGAAGAGGGCGATCGCCCGTCTGACTAG
- a CDS encoding alpha/beta hydrolase has product MVNVLESAQRQRCQLLKPCAPNPGQPPFILLPGMDGTAQLQHGQARQLGDAFDVRCLSIPGDDLSSWDALTDQVLQLIEMEFSSATGQIYLFGESFGGCLALKLALRSPRLFQRLILVNPASSFERATLIRWGSHFTQWLPGILYPYSCLSILPFLAALNRISDAGRRALLSAMQSVSHQSAQWRLSLLHNLNVPDHHLRRISMPTLIVASGCDRLLPSVDEARRLESLIAPAQTYLLPQSGHACLLEESISLRHILQQCDFMP; this is encoded by the coding sequence ATGGTAAATGTTTTGGAGTCCGCCCAGCGCCAGCGCTGTCAGTTGTTAAAGCCCTGTGCTCCCAATCCCGGCCAGCCGCCATTCATCTTGTTGCCAGGCATGGACGGTACGGCTCAATTGCAGCATGGCCAGGCACGGCAGCTAGGTGATGCGTTTGATGTGCGCTGTTTATCCATCCCCGGCGACGACCTCAGCTCATGGGATGCCTTGACGGATCAAGTGCTGCAGTTGATTGAGATGGAGTTTTCTAGCGCCACAGGGCAAATCTATCTCTTTGGCGAGTCCTTTGGTGGATGTTTAGCGCTCAAGCTCGCCCTGCGATCGCCCCGGCTTTTTCAGCGCTTAATTTTGGTCAACCCGGCCTCATCCTTTGAGCGGGCAACCCTCATCCGCTGGGGATCTCACTTCACCCAATGGCTGCCGGGCATCCTCTACCCCTACTCCTGCCTGAGTATTCTGCCCTTTTTGGCAGCCCTCAACCGGATATCAGACGCGGGACGACGGGCTCTCCTCTCCGCCATGCAGAGCGTCAGCCATCAAAGTGCCCAATGGCGGCTGTCGCTGCTGCATAATTTGAACGTGCCGGATCATCATCTGCGGCGGATTTCCATGCCCACGCTGATTGTTGCCAGCGGTTGCGATCGCCTCTTGCCCTCCGTTGATGAAGCCCGCCGCCTAGAATCGTTGATTGCCCCAGCCCAGACCTACCTGTTGCCCCAGAGTGGTCATGCTTGTCTGCTGGAAGAGTCCATCAGCCTCCGCCACATTTTGCAGCAGTGTGATTTCATGCCCTAG
- a CDS encoding ribulose bisphosphate carboxylase small subunit produces the protein MKTLPKERRYENLSYLPPLTDQQIARQVQYMLDQGFIPCIEFNETSEPTENYWTMWKLPLFGVASVQDVLAEVNECRTEYRECYVRVVSFDNIKQCQTLSFIVHKPGANSGFRY, from the coding sequence ATGAAGACATTACCTAAAGAGCGCCGGTACGAGAATCTGTCCTACCTGCCCCCGCTGACGGATCAGCAAATTGCTCGTCAAGTTCAGTACATGCTGGATCAAGGCTTTATTCCTTGCATCGAGTTCAACGAAACCTCTGAACCCACCGAGAACTACTGGACGATGTGGAAGCTGCCCCTATTTGGTGTTGCTTCTGTGCAGGATGTGTTGGCAGAAGTGAACGAATGCCGCACCGAATACCGCGAATGCTATGTGCGTGTTGTGTCCTTTGACAACATCAAACAGTGCCAAACCCTAAGCTTTATCGTCCACAAGCCCGGTGCCAACAGCGGTTTCCGCTACTAA
- a CDS encoding cation diffusion facilitator family transporter, producing the protein MAQNQPFPVTLEWSIAILCCILFDLSEPDRSMLHPHSGPLNPITCDCCPPDPTHDLEAAAVKLQRLWLALVLMGGFALAEGAIAQFSHSLALLAESVHMISDCLALGLALLASWLAQRPATQRATFGYRRIEILAALVNGLGLLAIALWIGGEAIAHLQTPHADILSRPMLITALVGFGINTLNASLLHHHSHDDLNIRGAFLHMVADAASSVGVVIAAIAIALWGWTWADGLISLLVAGLIGLATLPLMWQSLRVLLEAVPPHLDVDTIRTHLLSFEPVSQVQRLHLWAIAPGQVMLAAHLSVSPTHVDGRDRLLAELQTSLHEQFGISQCYLQMTHPYSALMSSLPSLSPSQDEALR; encoded by the coding sequence ATGGCTCAAAACCAACCGTTTCCCGTCACACTAGAATGGAGCATAGCGATCCTCTGCTGTATCCTGTTTGACCTGTCTGAACCCGATCGAAGCATGTTGCACCCTCACTCTGGCCCTCTCAACCCGATTACCTGTGACTGTTGCCCCCCGGATCCGACCCATGATCTAGAAGCGGCGGCGGTTAAACTCCAACGGCTCTGGCTAGCGCTGGTGCTCATGGGCGGTTTTGCCTTAGCAGAAGGGGCGATCGCTCAGTTCAGCCATAGCTTGGCCCTGCTGGCGGAGTCGGTGCATATGATTTCCGATTGCCTGGCCTTGGGGCTAGCGCTTTTGGCTAGTTGGCTGGCCCAGCGTCCTGCCACCCAGCGCGCCACCTTTGGCTACCGCCGCATCGAAATTTTGGCGGCCTTGGTGAATGGATTAGGACTATTGGCGATCGCTCTGTGGATTGGTGGGGAAGCGATCGCTCATTTGCAAACGCCCCATGCAGATATTTTGAGCCGACCCATGCTGATCACGGCGCTGGTGGGCTTTGGCATCAATACCCTGAATGCATCGTTGCTGCACCATCATAGCCACGATGACTTGAACATCCGTGGCGCATTTTTGCATATGGTGGCGGATGCGGCCAGTTCTGTAGGGGTTGTGATTGCCGCGATCGCCATCGCCCTCTGGGGCTGGACTTGGGCAGATGGCCTGATTAGTTTGCTGGTGGCCGGACTAATTGGTCTGGCTACCCTACCGTTGATGTGGCAAAGTTTACGGGTGCTGCTCGAAGCCGTTCCGCCCCATCTAGATGTGGACACGATTCGTACCCATCTCCTAAGTTTTGAGCCGGTCAGCCAAGTCCAGCGCCTACACCTCTGGGCGATCGCCCCCGGCCAGGTGATGCTAGCTGCCCATCTTTCCGTATCGCCTACCCACGTAGACGGCCGCGATCGCCTCCTGGCAGAACTGCAAACCTCTCTGCATGAGCAATTTGGCATCAGCCAGTGCTACTTACAAATGACCCATCCCTACTCAGCTCTGATGTCTAGCCTGCCATCCCTAAGTCCTTCCCAGGATGAAGCGCTGCGGTAG
- a CDS encoding DUF3685 domain-containing protein, whose protein sequence is MSPSESAVTRVVKIMIVDSDPVFRLGFRLGLERFPDLQVVAEAETGAIALDILSMRSDADPLDLIVLEAALGARDSTAMQGLDLCRQLKQDQPDRPVLLLSDRSEAIFIAAAQQVDADGYCPRQATAEVLVGVMRRLRSGQATWLVADEGAIAPAAETPRAIGQPLGPWGRLWRQTGQSGLQQIEDALAAIAASLENPMDEVERLIIEGRQRELQAARWLVRRWLVPDLPRVEPEPEPESSPPPPDETRAIVQLPVPGALEPQLAAVHDVQSILFDAVLAKLQQPLINQTQMPLEIDVLRDEKRRELCYLILRRLEAILDELRYSQVQPDELETKRSPILLDLWQAVVIDFLGRYYTVSLNDRSVEVVAVILDDQERIQRELLDPIPFVVDWLAHLLFQTPLWVERTAYPVGNPAAIARAELILDHLVIQLANAVVQPLLDRFANVEPIKQALYDRRVMSFREMERFRNDLSWRYRLSRYFAEPTDMFESQYRLFALRGRAIRQVAVYAPRTQDLEQLSGLPYVVTLALEARDAVSPRLRAAIAFVGSGVIYVLTDVVGRGIGLIARGILKGVGDAWQDSRFSRK, encoded by the coding sequence GTGTCTCCGTCAGAGTCTGCCGTCACTCGGGTCGTCAAGATTATGATCGTGGACTCCGACCCGGTGTTTCGGTTGGGGTTTCGGTTGGGGCTGGAGCGTTTTCCCGATCTACAGGTGGTAGCAGAAGCCGAGACGGGGGCAATCGCCCTCGATATCCTATCCATGCGATCGGATGCAGACCCTCTTGATCTGATTGTTCTAGAGGCTGCCCTAGGAGCGAGGGACTCCACAGCCATGCAAGGGCTAGATCTGTGCCGACAGTTGAAGCAGGATCAGCCCGATCGCCCGGTTTTGCTCTTAAGCGATCGCTCGGAAGCCATCTTCATTGCCGCGGCGCAGCAGGTGGATGCCGATGGTTATTGTCCTCGCCAAGCGACAGCAGAGGTGCTGGTGGGGGTGATGCGTCGTCTGCGGTCGGGTCAAGCGACCTGGTTAGTTGCCGATGAGGGGGCGATCGCTCCTGCCGCTGAAACACCTAGGGCGATCGGGCAACCCCTGGGCCCCTGGGGCAGGCTTTGGCGACAGACTGGACAATCGGGACTGCAGCAAATTGAGGATGCCCTAGCAGCGATCGCCGCCAGCCTAGAGAACCCCATGGACGAGGTGGAGCGGCTGATTATAGAAGGGCGACAGCGGGAACTGCAGGCAGCTCGCTGGCTGGTGCGGCGCTGGCTGGTGCCGGATCTGCCCAGGGTGGAACCCGAGCCGGAGCCGGAATCTTCGCCCCCACCCCCCGATGAGACCAGAGCGATCGTGCAACTGCCGGTGCCGGGGGCCCTAGAACCACAGTTGGCAGCGGTGCATGATGTGCAATCGATCTTATTTGACGCAGTGTTGGCCAAATTACAGCAGCCGTTGATCAACCAAACCCAAATGCCCCTAGAAATCGACGTGCTGCGGGATGAAAAGCGGCGGGAATTGTGCTATCTGATTTTGCGGCGACTGGAAGCAATCTTGGATGAACTTCGCTACTCCCAGGTGCAGCCGGATGAGCTGGAGACGAAGCGATCGCCCATTTTGCTCGATCTATGGCAGGCGGTGGTGATTGATTTTCTAGGACGCTACTACACCGTTTCGCTCAACGATCGCTCGGTGGAAGTAGTCGCCGTGATTTTAGACGATCAGGAACGCATTCAGCGAGAACTGCTCGATCCCATTCCCTTTGTAGTGGACTGGCTGGCCCATCTCCTGTTTCAAACCCCGCTGTGGGTGGAACGAACGGCCTATCCGGTGGGCAATCCGGCAGCGATCGCCCGTGCGGAGCTAATTCTCGACCATTTGGTCATCCAGCTAGCCAACGCCGTCGTGCAGCCGTTACTCGATCGCTTTGCCAACGTAGAGCCGATTAAACAGGCGCTCTACGATCGCCGCGTCATGTCCTTTCGAGAGATGGAGCGCTTCCGCAATGATCTATCCTGGCGCTATCGGCTAAGCCGCTACTTTGCCGAGCCGACGGATATGTTTGAAAGTCAGTATCGCCTGTTTGCCCTGCGGGGGCGGGCCATTCGCCAAGTGGCTGTCTATGCACCGCGCACCCAGGATCTAGAGCAACTGTCTGGCTTGCCCTACGTGGTCACCCTCGCGCTGGAAGCCCGTGATGCGGTGTCTCCTCGTCTGCGGGCAGCGATCGCCTTTGTGGGCAGCGGCGTCATCTATGTGTTGACCGACGTGGTGGGGCGCGGCATTGGGTTAATTGCCCGAGGCATTCTCAAGGGCGTGGGCGATGCTTGGCAGGATAGCCGCTTTAGTCGCAAGTAG
- a CDS encoding YkvA family protein gives MKNLAQSFYAWYRSTLRNAKYRWIIVIATIVYLISPIDLAPDFIPVIGWLDDGIIVTLLVTELSQMAMEVLKARTASKAKNRQDTATADPVVVEVMD, from the coding sequence ATGAAGAATCTTGCCCAATCCTTTTACGCCTGGTATCGTTCCACCCTGCGCAACGCCAAGTATCGCTGGATCATCGTGATTGCAACGATCGTCTATTTGATTAGCCCCATTGACCTCGCTCCAGATTTCATTCCCGTGATCGGTTGGTTGGATGATGGCATCATCGTGACCCTATTGGTGACAGAGCTATCGCAGATGGCCATGGAAGTTTTGAAAGCCCGCACCGCTTCGAAGGCTAAGAATCGCCAAGATACCGCCACTGCTGACCCGGTTGTTGTCGAAGTGATGGACTAA
- a CDS encoding form I ribulose bisphosphate carboxylase large subunit, whose amino-acid sequence MSYSQTRTQSKAGYDAGVKDYKLTYYTPDYTPKDTDILAAFRMTPQPGVPPEEAGAAVAAESSTGTWTTVWTDLLTDLDRYKGRCYDIQPVRGEDNQYICYIAYPLDLFEEGSVTNLLTSIVGNVFGFKALKALRLEDLRIPVAYLKTFQGPPHGIQVERDKLNKYGRPLLGCTIKPKLGLSAKNYGRAVYECLRGGLDFTKDDENINSQPFQRWRDRFLFVADAIHKAQAETGEIKGHYLNVTAATCEEMFKRAEFAKELGMPIVMHDFLTAGFTANTSLAKWCRDNGMLLHIHRAMHAVIDRQKNHGMHFRVLAKCLRMSGGDHIHTGTVVGKLEGDRDITLGFIDLLRENYIEKDLSRGIYFTQDWASMPGVMAVASGGIHVWHMPALVEIFGDESVLQFGGGTLGHPWGNAPGATANRVALEACIQARNEGRDLVREGGDVIREAAKWSPELAVACEVWKEIKFEFEAVDTV is encoded by the coding sequence ATGTCTTATTCACAAACGAGAACCCAGTCGAAAGCTGGGTATGATGCCGGTGTTAAGGATTACAAATTAACCTATTACACGCCGGATTACACACCTAAAGATACCGATATTTTGGCTGCATTCCGGATGACTCCTCAGCCTGGAGTACCACCCGAAGAAGCTGGTGCAGCGGTTGCGGCTGAGTCTTCCACAGGAACCTGGACGACGGTTTGGACAGACTTGCTGACCGATCTCGATCGCTACAAGGGTCGTTGCTACGACATTCAACCCGTGCGTGGCGAAGACAACCAATACATCTGCTACATCGCCTACCCCCTCGACCTGTTCGAGGAAGGCTCTGTCACCAACCTACTGACCTCCATTGTCGGTAACGTGTTTGGTTTCAAGGCGCTGAAGGCTCTTCGTCTAGAAGATTTGCGGATTCCGGTTGCCTACCTGAAGACGTTCCAAGGCCCTCCCCACGGTATCCAAGTTGAGCGCGACAAGCTGAACAAGTACGGTCGTCCTCTGTTGGGTTGTACCATTAAGCCCAAATTGGGTCTGTCGGCGAAGAACTACGGTCGTGCCGTCTATGAATGTCTGCGTGGTGGTCTAGACTTCACCAAAGATGACGAAAACATCAACTCTCAGCCGTTCCAACGCTGGCGCGATCGCTTCCTGTTTGTAGCAGATGCCATCCACAAGGCTCAAGCAGAAACGGGCGAAATCAAGGGTCACTACCTGAACGTGACTGCTGCCACCTGCGAAGAAATGTTCAAGCGGGCTGAGTTTGCGAAAGAGTTGGGCATGCCGATCGTCATGCATGACTTCTTGACCGCTGGTTTCACCGCCAACACCAGCCTAGCTAAGTGGTGTCGTGACAACGGTATGTTGCTGCACATTCACCGCGCTATGCACGCCGTGATTGACCGTCAGAAGAACCACGGGATGCACTTCCGCGTTCTTGCAAAATGTCTACGGATGTCCGGTGGTGACCACATCCACACCGGTACCGTTGTGGGTAAACTGGAGGGCGATCGCGACATCACCCTTGGTTTCATCGACCTCCTGCGCGAAAACTACATCGAGAAAGATCTATCTCGCGGTATCTACTTCACGCAAGACTGGGCATCCATGCCTGGTGTGATGGCCGTAGCATCCGGTGGTATCCACGTGTGGCACATGCCGGCACTGGTGGAAATCTTCGGTGATGAATCCGTGCTGCAGTTTGGTGGTGGTACCTTGGGTCACCCTTGGGGTAATGCACCAGGTGCAACCGCTAACCGGGTGGCGCTGGAAGCCTGTATCCAAGCGCGTAACGAAGGTCGTGACTTGGTGCGTGAAGGTGGCGATGTCATCCGTGAAGCGGCTAAGTGGTCTCCTGAACTCGCCGTGGCTTGCGAAGTGTGGAAGGAAATCAAGTTTGAGTTCGAAGCCGTAGATACCGTCTGA
- a CDS encoding response regulator, protein MLADERLKTILLVEDNRGDIRLIQEALKSTTSPCDVVVTRDGMEAMTYLRQNGDYQAAIRPDLILLDLNLPKKDGREVLAEIKADPNLQHIPIIVLTTSRNEEDIFNSYDLHVNCYISKSRNLAQLFKIIRGIEEFWLETAILPPSEVPLTEMG, encoded by the coding sequence ATGCTAGCGGACGAACGACTCAAAACTATCCTTTTGGTCGAAGATAATCGCGGCGATATCCGCCTGATCCAAGAGGCCCTCAAAAGCACCACGTCGCCCTGTGACGTGGTGGTAACTCGGGATGGCATGGAAGCGATGACCTACCTACGACAGAATGGGGACTACCAAGCGGCCATCCGTCCCGACTTAATTTTGCTGGATCTGAATCTGCCGAAAAAAGATGGACGGGAAGTCCTAGCAGAAATTAAGGCCGATCCCAATCTTCAGCACATTCCCATCATTGTGCTCACCACCTCGCGTAATGAGGAAGATATCTTTAATAGCTACGATTTGCATGTCAATTGCTATATTTCCAAGTCACGCAATTTGGCCCAGTTGTTCAAAATTATTCGCGGGATTGAAGAATTTTGGTTAGAAACAGCGATCTTACCCCCATCCGAGGTGCCCCTAACCGAGATGGGATAG